DNA sequence from the Pedobacter sp. W3I1 genome:
TGAAGTTTTTGATTTAGCGTTCCTGCCCTTTCGTTGGCTTGTTGCATCTGAGAAAAGGTATGCAGATGTTGATCTAAACTGTATATTTTTGATCTTTTTTGAAATTCTTTGTAAGTATCATGAAAGATCCGTCTTTCAAAATCCGTTCTGCACATGAAATTAAAATATTGTTTTACGCTGAGGTTAATGCTAGCTAAAGCCATAATATTCGGTTTTGTTGCTGATTCAAATATGGGAACAATAAAAAAAATAATTTATAGAGTATCGGTAAAGGCTGATTATCAATCGGTAAATAGCAAAACTAAATCCTGATTATGAAAAACGGATGAATATTGTTTTGAGTACGGGGATTTGACTGAACAGGCCGTTATTTAAGATATTTTAACATTCTAGATTTTATTTCCTGCGAAAGCCACTCAGTGAATCCAATCTAAAACACATTGCATTACGAATTCAACAGAAACAAGCTCTAATTGACATTCTGTACTTTTTGTGCTTCAGCAATGTCTTTACGTTAAGGGATACATCGCAAAAAGATGCCACCCTGAGGGTTAATTTATGGTATAAAATCAATATGAATGACGTATATAATTGATTATTTTTTACCCTACAGCTCATGCTTTCCTCGGCTCACCGCCGCCGATGGGCTCTTTCTTTTTGGCATAAAATGCCGGCTGAAAATTTTTCTTTCGAAGCCAGTGGGTTGGCTGGGTCAGTGGAGCCCGAAAAAAATTGTTAGGCCAGATTTAAGTAAAACGGGAATACGGTGGTATGGCCTAGCTGGACGGAAACACATAGTCGGTATAACCATTCATATTTAAATGATTACAAAATTACATCAATGGTATCGATCAGTTTTTAGCAAAAAACAAAGGAGTTGGGTGACAGGTAAGATAAATCGTCATCTCGACCGCAGTGGAGAGATCTTTTAACATAGTCCAAAGATCTCTCCGCTCCGCATTTGCTTCGGTCGAGATGACGCCAATTTTGGAATCTGTCATTGGTAAATGATTGGGGATCTTAGGCTTTAAGATTCCCGCCTGCGCGAGAATGACGACCACACTAACGGATTCTGTCAATGATAGCCTGTCGAAGGGCATTTATTTGCGTTTAATCAATCTCAAGAAGTCTTCGACTGCGCTCAGACTGACAACCGCGACGCTTAACTTAATGACCTTGTCCTTCGTGGCTAAAAAATATAACCTAATAGTTTATGGGGCGTACACCATTGAATTAGCTGCGGACGATGCAACCAGTCACCAATTCGATTTTTTTAAAACAGTTTAAATTCCAGCAGGTTGTTAATAAACAAAACATTTATAACTAAAATCTTTAACGATATGGAAACAAGAAATAACCATAATTTAATCCAGGTTTTACTAGATTGCGCGCTAGCTTGCGAGCATTGTGCATCGTCCTGTTTAAAAGAAGAAGACATCAACATGATGATCGATTGTATTAAACTCGATAGGGATTGTGCAGATATCTGTACTCAGGCGGCCAGATTGTTGCAAAGAGATTCAATTATCGGCCACCAATATTTACTGCTTTGCGAAGAAATATGCAGGCTTTGTGCTGCTGAATGTAGCAAACATGATCATGAACACTGCAGACAATGTGCTGTTGCCTGCGAAGAATGTGCTGACGCTTGCCATGCCAGTCATGAACCAATTCATCAGGATTAAAAAAAGGTGTCCTGATTTTACATCGGGACACCTTTAACTATTTTTTATCAGATCAATTACTGCGCAGGGAAGCTATAGTTATATGAACCTTGCTCGCCAACACCAGAAATACTCACCATGTTGTTTCTGCCTAAAGGCAATGCTTTTTGTACATCAGCTACAGAATTTACAGGTTGTCCATTCACTTTAGTAATGATTAAACCTTTTTCAACACCAATATTATCAAAAGCCTTACCAGTAGTAACTGATGTTACCACTACACCACTATTAATGCCATATTTTGATTTCTGAGCCTGGGTAGCAGGGGCAAAAGTTGCACCTAATTTCGAAACCTCAGCACCTTTGCTCGCTGCATTTTTCGCAGTTAAACCAACACTAGCTTCTCCTTTTAACGTTACGGTGTAATCTTTAAGTGCACCATCTCTCAACACGGTTAACTTAACTTTATCACCTGGGTTTAAACGACCAACTCTTTCCTGAAGATCAGGTGAATCGTTGATCACCACTCCATCAACTTTTTTGATTACGTCGCCCGATTTAATGCCTGCCGCAGCAGCACCACCACCAGCAACCACATCATTCACATATAAACCACTTATTTCATTGGTTTTAATGCCTTCAGGTTTATCTTCGCCACTTAACGGCACAAAGTTAACACCAATGTAACCACGTTTAACTGAGCCATATTTCATAAAATCATCCACAATTTTACGGGCCAGGTTAACTGGAATTGCAAATCCATAACCTTGATTATATCCGCTTTGCGATGCGATTGCCGAGTTGATACCTACCAATTCGCCATTTGCGTTTACAAGAGCACCACCGCTATTACCCGGGTTAATGGCAGCATCGGTTTGGATAAATGATTCAATACTGGTATTTGCCGGGCGATCTGGTCTTTTACCGGTACGTTGGTATTCGCGATATTCCTCTTCTGTAATTTCACTGCCTTGTTGCTCGCGACCAATAATACCAATGCTACGATTTTTTGCACTTACAATACCAGCTGTTACTGTAGTATTTAAATCTAATGGGAAACCAACCGCTAAAACCCATTCTCCAACCTGCACATTATCAGAGTTACCCATTTTCACTACAGGTAAACCAGTTGCATTTACTTTAATTAATGCTAAATCGGTATTCGGATCGCGGCCAATTACTTTTGCCTCAACTTTACGTCTGTCTGTTAAAACCACCTCAACTTTCTCTGCATTTTCTACCACGTGGTTATTGGTTACGATATAACCATCCTGACTGATAATGACACCAGAACCGGATGCCGCTCTAGGCTGACGTTGCATTTGACGGCCACCGCCACCGAAGAAATCTTCCATCATATCAAACGGAGAAGAACTTCTACCACCGCCACTTTGTGCCGCATATGTAGTTTTAATGTGCACAACACCAGGTGCAACTGCTGCTGCTGCCTGCGTAAAATCTGTTGTCCCAGCTGATGATACTTTAAGCGGATTATTGGCGAAGTATAAGTTCTGTTTTTCAGTAATTGTACTGCCTGTTTGGTTATGTTCAAATAGTTTGTAACCTCCAATTGCTGCTGCCCCACCTATAAAAGCAGCCAACACGGTAATTCCTAATATTTTTTTCATGTGTTTATATATTATTTTTTTAATGCCATGATTTATTATAAGCTGATTTGCTAGCTAATTGTTTGGTTAGCTTATAATATTCATTTGTTAAATGTTATTATTTGCAAGAGCATTTTTCACTTTGATTTAAGCAGAATGCTCAGGCAATTTTTATCTGCTCAAATTTTCTTTTGTAAGTTTATTCAAATTTAATACCATATAAACGATATTTGTATCCTCAAAGCACTTAGTTTGTGTTAAAAAATGTTAAATTAAAAAACACAAACTGCTGATTACCTTTTGCAACTCAAATATTGCATTAAAAAATGAAGCTTTCATGAAAATTAATTTCTTTAAATACCAGGGCGCAGGCAATGATTTTATTTTAATAGACCACACCATGAGTCCGTTAAAAAATATTGATAATCAACTCGTTGAACAACTGTGCCATAGAAGATTTGGCATTGGTGCCGATGGATTAATGTTTATTACCAAACATGAGGATTATGATTTTGAGATGCATTATTTTAACGCTGATGGCAAGTTAGGCAGCATGTGCGGAAATGGCGGCAGATGCATTGTTGCCTTTGCCAAACAGCTCGGAATTATCGACCGCGAAACAAACTTTTTGGCAGTAGATGGTCCGCATTATGCCAGAATTTCAGAAAATGGAGAATGGGTTGATTTGCAAATGATTGATGTAGAGACCATAACCAAAGACGGTGAAGCTTATGTATTGAATACTGGTTCGCCGCATTATGTTGCTTTAAAAAACGATTTAAAAGACTTTGATGTTTTTACTGCAGGAAAAAATATTCGCTACAATGCAACTTATGCAGAAAAAGGGATAAATGTAAATTTTGTAGAAGATAAAGGCGACCATTTATTTGTACGCACCTACGAGCGTGGTGTTGAAGATGAAACTTATGCCTGTGGCACCGGGGTTACAGCCGTAGCCATGGCCATGGCAAAACACAAAGAACAAACCGGCCATATTAAAACAGCCATTAAAGTTTTGGGTGGCGATATTAAAATAGAATTCGATTACGATGGTAAAGCATTTACCAATGTATTTTTATGTGGCCCGGCCAAATTGGTTTTTGAGGGGGAAGTGGGATAACCTTCTTTTTCAAACCACCTCGATTTTTAAAAAAGTATAAATCACGAATTCAGTTATGGAGTTCGGATTTTTTTTGAAATTTCTATTCTTTTAGAAAACAAGAAACAGTTTTTCATCGGGGCTTTCAGTCCCGCTCTTTGCTAAATTCCGATGAAAAATCGGAATACCGCCTCCGATCGGGTTTATTTAAAATTGGCAGTAGCACGACGGGTATCCAGACCTCAAAGGCTTCTCGAACCTGCGAAGGTCTTTAAAGCGGTGTGTTTTGCGCTAGGGATTGTAAGGGTTTAGTACCGATCCTTCATCGGTACCGGAGCGAAGCGTAGCCCTGAAAAGCCTGACCCTTTCCCCATTTCCGGGGATTGGGTAGCGCCCAAATCTGTTGACTCTTTACAATTCAATAGTGAAATCTGGTGGTCTTATTGACGGTATACGCAACTGGATAAAGAATGGCGTAAAACAGACACCATCAATGCATTTTATTGGCCAAAATACTCAACATTTATTTTGAAAAAATCGTATATTTCCTTTAAATTAACAGCTTTTAACATCTGTCGCAAGATATTTACACACTGTTTTTTATGAAAAAAAATACGACAACACCATCTATAAGAGTAGTTTAAAGCAAGTCCGATACGTTTTCAATTAAAAAATAAATCAATCGATTGATTAAATGACAGAATTTGGACAGAATTATTTTTTTTTAGGCTCTATTTTTGGGCACTGATCGGCGAAAATCGAAGTCCTATATTTCGATAACGCCCTTAATTCCGGAATTTAAATTTAAATACACAAAAATACCCATGAGAAAAGTAACAACTCTCTTTTTTAGCATGAGCATTGGTATGCTTTTGGCATCCTGCGGAAATAACGATGCAGCTAAAAAAGCTGCCGCTGCAGCAGCAGCTGGTCCACAAGCTTACCCTGTTTTTACAGTAACCACACAAAATACAACCTTAAATTCTGATTATCCGGCAACAATTGAAGGGATTCAAAACATCGATATCCGTCCGAAAGTTGATGGCTTTATCGAAAAAATATTGGTAGATGAAGGTGCGGTAGTTAAGAAAGGTCAGTTACTTTTCACCATTAATGCACCACAGTACCAGCAACAAGTTAGAACAGCAAGAGCCGCAATTAGCAGTGCAGAAGCTGATGTAAACGCTGCTCAGCTAACGGTAAACAAAACCAAACCTTTGGTAGAGAAAGATATTATTAGCAAATATGATCTGGATGCAGCATTGCTAACACTTCAAAGCAGAAAAGCTGCATTGGCACAAGCAAAAGCAGAACTGGCAAATGCACAGGTTAATTTAGGTTATACTTCGATTACCAGCCCTGTTGATGGTGTAGTTGGCAGTATCCCTTTCAGAAATGGAAGTTTGGTGAGCAGCAGCAGCACACAGCCATTAACTACTGTTTCTAACACCTCTAAAGTTTATGCATACTTTTCGTTAAACGAGAAACAGCTTTTAGATTTTTCTAATACGTATAAAGGGAATACGCTTGCGCAACAAATGAAAAACATTCCTGCGGTGAGTTTGGTTCTTGCCGATGGAACAATCTATGCGCAGAACGGTAAGATCGAATCAATCAACGGACAAATTAACACCAGCACTGGTTCGGCAAGTTTAAGGGCAACATTTCCAAATCCGACTTTCTTATTAAAAAATGGTGCAAGTGCATCCGTTAGAATTCCTCAGCACGTTGAGAATGCAATTCTAGTCCCTCAAAAATCGACGATTGATTTACAGGGCAAGAAGTTTGTTTACATTTTAGGCGATTCGGCTAAGGTGATTAATACTCAAATTGAGGTGATGGAATTGGCCAAGGATAATTTTTACGTGGTTACCAAAGGGCTTAAAGCAGGTGATAAAGTTATTTTAGAAGGCTTTCAATCTTTAAAAGACGGGACTAAAATTAAACCTGAGGTAAAAAATACCGATTCAGTTTATGCTGAAATAAAAAAATAACAATATAGTCAGTGCAATCACACTATAGCAGTGTAATCCATATTAATTATGTTTAAGAAATTTATAGACAGGCCCGTTTTATCAACAGTTATATCCATTATAATTGTAATATTAGGTGTATTAGGCCTCGTAACTTTACCCATCTCGCAATATCCCGAAATTGCACCGCCAACCGTTCAGGTATCGGCTTCGTACCAGGGGGCAAATGCCGATGTGGTAATGAGTAGTGTTGTTGTACCGCTGGAAGAGCAGATAAATGGTGTAGAAGACATGACCTACATGACTTCTAGTGCCAGTAATGATGGTAGTGCAACCATTACAGTCAACTTTAAATTAGGTACAAATGCCGATTTAGCAGCAGTTAATGTGCAGAACCGTGTAGCCAGGGCAACCAGTTTATTGCCAGCAGAGGTAACCAGATCGGGTGTAATCACCGCAAAAAGACAAGCGAGTAATTTGCTTATTTTCGCCATTTACAGTGATGATCCATCATACGACCAGAAGTTTTTACAGAATTATGCCAACATTAACATCATCCCCGAAATTAAAAGGATTAGCGGTGTGGGTGATGCAAGTGCATTTGGTACCTTAGATTATACCATGCGGATCTGGCTTAAGCCAGAAGTAATGGCCGTTTATGGGTTAGTACCAAACGATGTAAGCATAGCCCTTGCTGAGCAAAACATCGAAGCTGCCCCAGGGCAGTTCGGTGAACAGGGAAATCAGGCTTTTCAATACACGTTAAAATACAGTGGCCGCTTAAAAACGGAAACCGAGTTTAGCAACATCATTATTAAAGCGGATGCAAACGGGCAGATCCTTCGTTTAAAAGATGTGGCCAGGATAGAACTTGGCGCACAAAGTTATGCCAGTTATGTAAAGTTTAATGGTAAACCCGCCTTAGGTATCGCCATTAGTCAAACAGCGGGCTCGAATGCGAAAGAAGTAATTGAAAACTCAATCAAAACTTTAGATAAAGCGGCAACTTCTTTCCCTAAAGGTGTTCATTACGAAACGGTTGTTAACGTAAATAACTTCCTGGATGCCTCAATCGAAAAGGTAATTCACACCTTAATAGAAGCATTCATTTTAGTGTTCCTGGTGGTATTTATCTTCTTGCAGGATTTCCGTTCAACTTTAATCCCTGCAATCAGTGTTCCTGTAGCTATTATAGGTACCTTCTTCTTCCTGAGTTTGTTCGGCTTTACCATTAACCTGTTAACCTTATTTGCATTGGTACTGGCCATCGGTATCGTGGTAGATGATGCCATTGTAGTGGTTGAGGCGGTGCATGCGAAGCTCGATGCCGGTTACAAAGACCCTAAAAAGGCGACGAAAGATGCAATGGATGATATTAGTGGTGCGATTATTTCAATTACACTGGTAATGGCGGCGGTATTTATCCCGGTAAGTTTTATCCAGGGTTCGTCGGGTGTATTTTATAAACAATTTGGTTTAACACTTGCTATTGCGATTATTTTATCGGCCATCAACGCCTTAACCTTAAGTCCGGCATTGTGTGCGATGTTCTTAAAACCACACGCAGAAGATCACGAAAAAAGCAAAAATTTCTTACAACGTTTTTATACCGCTTTCAATACTTCATTTGATGCCTTTACGCAAAAATATAAACGTTCTGTAGGCTTCCTGGGTAAAAAAAGATGGCTTGCAGGTTTAGGAATTGCTATTTTCGCAGTGGTGCTGGTATGGATTATGAATACTACGCCTAAAGGTTTCGTACCAAACGAGGATTTAGGAACAGTTTTCTCTGATATTTCATTGCCTCCTTCAACCTCACAGGAAGAAACCGATAAAATTATTGTAAAAATTAATGATATTGTAAGTAAGGTACCAGAAGTAGAGGCTACATTCAGGGTTGTTGGCCGAAGCTTAATCAGTGGTTCAGGTAGTTCTTATGGTATGGTTATCGCAAGGCTTAAACCATGGGATCAACGCAAACGCGATGTTAAAGCCATTATTGGCGAATTATTTGCTAAAGCAGCCGGTATAAAGGGGGCAAAAGTAATTTTCTTTGCTCCACCAACCATTCAGGGTTTTGGTACCGGTGGTGGTTTCGAATTCCAGTTACAGGATAAAACCGGCGGCGATATCAAAAAATTCAACGAAGTAGGTAATGCATTTTTAGGAGCCTTGAGTAAACGTCCGGAAATTCAATATGCGTCAACCTCGTTTAATCCGAATTTCCCACAATATCAGATTGATGTAAATGTGGCAAAAGTTAAACAAGCAGGCTTAACGGTTAGCGATGTATTGGGTGTTTTACAGGGTTATTATGGTGGTGTTTATGCCTCAAACTTTAATAAATTTGGTAAACAGTACCGGGTAATGTACCAGGCAGATGCTAAGTACCGGGCCAACCAACAAAGTTTAACCAGCATTTACGTACGTAATTCGAGCGGTACAATGGCTCCTATTTCTGAGTTTATCACTTTAGAAAAAGTTTACGGACCACAGGCTATTTCACGCTTTAACTTATATACCTCGATTGCCGTTACAGGTAACCCTAATGCAGGCTTTAGTTCAGGTGATGCCATTAAGGCCATTCAGGAAGAAGCGGCAATCCATCTTCCAGCAGGTTATGGATATGAGTTCTCGGGTTTATCGCGTGAAGAAGTAAGCAGCGGCAGCCAGACAATTTTTATCTTCCTGCTTTGCGTAATATTTGTGTACTTCCTCCTTTCGGCGCAGTACGAAAGTTATATCTTGCCATTGGCGGTTTTATTTTCATTGCCAATCGGTTTGGCCGGTGTATTTATTTTTGATAAGATATTTGGCGTAGACAATAACATTTATACGCAAATCACTCTGATCATGCTTGTGGGACTACTTGCAAAGAATGCCATTT
Encoded proteins:
- a CDS encoding efflux RND transporter permease subunit encodes the protein MFKKFIDRPVLSTVISIIIVILGVLGLVTLPISQYPEIAPPTVQVSASYQGANADVVMSSVVVPLEEQINGVEDMTYMTSSASNDGSATITVNFKLGTNADLAAVNVQNRVARATSLLPAEVTRSGVITAKRQASNLLIFAIYSDDPSYDQKFLQNYANINIIPEIKRISGVGDASAFGTLDYTMRIWLKPEVMAVYGLVPNDVSIALAEQNIEAAPGQFGEQGNQAFQYTLKYSGRLKTETEFSNIIIKADANGQILRLKDVARIELGAQSYASYVKFNGKPALGIAISQTAGSNAKEVIENSIKTLDKAATSFPKGVHYETVVNVNNFLDASIEKVIHTLIEAFILVFLVVFIFLQDFRSTLIPAISVPVAIIGTFFFLSLFGFTINLLTLFALVLAIGIVVDDAIVVVEAVHAKLDAGYKDPKKATKDAMDDISGAIISITLVMAAVFIPVSFIQGSSGVFYKQFGLTLAIAIILSAINALTLSPALCAMFLKPHAEDHEKSKNFLQRFYTAFNTSFDAFTQKYKRSVGFLGKKRWLAGLGIAIFAVVLVWIMNTTPKGFVPNEDLGTVFSDISLPPSTSQEETDKIIVKINDIVSKVPEVEATFRVVGRSLISGSGSSYGMVIARLKPWDQRKRDVKAIIGELFAKAAGIKGAKVIFFAPPTIQGFGTGGGFEFQLQDKTGGDIKKFNEVGNAFLGALSKRPEIQYASTSFNPNFPQYQIDVNVAKVKQAGLTVSDVLGVLQGYYGGVYASNFNKFGKQYRVMYQADAKYRANQQSLTSIYVRNSSGTMAPISEFITLEKVYGPQAISRFNLYTSIAVTGNPNAGFSSGDAIKAIQEEAAIHLPAGYGYEFSGLSREEVSSGSQTIFIFLLCVIFVYFLLSAQYESYILPLAVLFSLPIGLAGVFIFDKIFGVDNNIYTQITLIMLVGLLAKNAILIVEYAVDRRRKGMSIVNAAIDGATARLRPILMTSFAFILGLLPLMLSSGVGAAGNTSIGTGAVGGMLIGTIFGVFVIPALFIVFQTLQEKISNNSPFEEGIDREQTEEEYELAVNRPH
- a CDS encoding trypsin-like peptidase domain-containing protein — encoded protein: MKKILGITVLAAFIGGAAAIGGYKLFEHNQTGSTITEKQNLYFANNPLKVSSAGTTDFTQAAAAVAPGVVHIKTTYAAQSGGGRSSSPFDMMEDFFGGGGRQMQRQPRAASGSGVIISQDGYIVTNNHVVENAEKVEVVLTDRRKVEAKVIGRDPNTDLALIKVNATGLPVVKMGNSDNVQVGEWVLAVGFPLDLNTTVTAGIVSAKNRSIGIIGREQQGSEITEEEYREYQRTGKRPDRPANTSIESFIQTDAAINPGNSGGALVNANGELVGINSAIASQSGYNQGYGFAIPVNLARKIVDDFMKYGSVKRGYIGVNFVPLSGEDKPEGIKTNEISGLYVNDVVAGGGAAAAGIKSGDVIKKVDGVVINDSPDLQERVGRLNPGDKVKLTVLRDGALKDYTVTLKGEASVGLTAKNAASKGAEVSKLGATFAPATQAQKSKYGINSGVVVTSVTTGKAFDNIGVEKGLIITKVNGQPVNSVADVQKALPLGRNNMVSISGVGEQGSYNYSFPAQ
- the dapF gene encoding diaminopimelate epimerase, which translates into the protein MKINFFKYQGAGNDFILIDHTMSPLKNIDNQLVEQLCHRRFGIGADGLMFITKHEDYDFEMHYFNADGKLGSMCGNGGRCIVAFAKQLGIIDRETNFLAVDGPHYARISENGEWVDLQMIDVETITKDGEAYVLNTGSPHYVALKNDLKDFDVFTAGKNIRYNATYAEKGINVNFVEDKGDHLFVRTYERGVEDETYACGTGVTAVAMAMAKHKEQTGHIKTAIKVLGGDIKIEFDYDGKAFTNVFLCGPAKLVFEGEVG
- a CDS encoding efflux RND transporter periplasmic adaptor subunit; amino-acid sequence: MRKVTTLFFSMSIGMLLASCGNNDAAKKAAAAAAAGPQAYPVFTVTTQNTTLNSDYPATIEGIQNIDIRPKVDGFIEKILVDEGAVVKKGQLLFTINAPQYQQQVRTARAAISSAEADVNAAQLTVNKTKPLVEKDIISKYDLDAALLTLQSRKAALAQAKAELANAQVNLGYTSITSPVDGVVGSIPFRNGSLVSSSSTQPLTTVSNTSKVYAYFSLNEKQLLDFSNTYKGNTLAQQMKNIPAVSLVLADGTIYAQNGKIESINGQINTSTGSASLRATFPNPTFLLKNGASASVRIPQHVENAILVPQKSTIDLQGKKFVYILGDSAKVINTQIEVMELAKDNFYVVTKGLKAGDKVILEGFQSLKDGTKIKPEVKNTDSVYAEIKK
- a CDS encoding four-helix bundle copper-binding protein, encoding METRNNHNLIQVLLDCALACEHCASSCLKEEDINMMIDCIKLDRDCADICTQAARLLQRDSIIGHQYLLLCEEICRLCAAECSKHDHEHCRQCAVACEECADACHASHEPIHQD